Below is a genomic region from Streptomyces sp. RPA4-2.
GACGCGGTCCGCGGTCTCGGTCTCATCTGAGCCCTCGCACCCCACCGCACCTCGCGGTACCTCACGCAGGCCCCGCCCGGCCTTCCCGGGCGGGGCCTGCGCCGTTCCTGTGAATAAACGCGGCGGGGATGCCGCACGACCCCTATGCTGTGACGCCGGACACACCAACGCGTGTGCGGAACACGGCAGTTCACGCCTCGGGGGAGCAGCGTTGACGCAGACATTCCAGTTACCTCAGCAACCACGGCCACCACGGGCCACTGTGACCGGCGAGCCGGGTGTGCCGCCGGGGGCGAGTGAGGCGACGCGGCTGCTCTGCGCGGGCACCTACCTGGACGCGGGCTACCGCGACGCGGTGATCGAGGAGCTGTACGTCCACGAGGAGCGCCTCGCCGCCCCCTCGCTCGGCCACGACGCGGCGCGCGTCCTGGCCCACGCCCTGCGCGCACGCCGGCTCGAAGTGGGCTGGGCGGCGGCGATCCTGGGACTGTGGGCGGTGGGTTTCCCGCTCTCCAACTACCTGTTGGCCGCCCTTCTGCTCCCGTGTCTGGTGCTCGCCACCGCCTCCTGGATCCGGGGCGCGCAGGAACGTCCCCCGTGGTACCGGAGGTTCCCCGCGTGGTGGCTGCGCTGGTGGGGGCGGATTTTCCTGATCTACGCCTCGGTCACGACGGTGCGCGCGGCCTTCGGCGTCGTGGACCAGCGGGAGCTCTTCGAATTCTTCGATGCCTTCCTCCCCACCCCGCTGGCGACGGCGCTCTTCGAGAACGGCGGGGTGCGCATCCAGCCGGTCAACGCGTGGTCCGCGCTGCTCGTCCTGCTGCTGGTGGCGGTGTGCGTCGCCCTGCAGCGCAGTCAGTTCGCGCGGGCGCTCGCGCACGAGCTGCACCCGGCGCGTTTCGGAGACATGGCCGCCGACCCGGCCGAACTCGCCGAAGGACGGCGCTTCCAGCGGCTGCGGCAGCGCATCCGCGTCGAGCAGCACTCGCCCCTGGTGATGTACCACGCGGCGCACCCCTTCTGCGGTGCCGGGCGGGCGTACGACACCTGGAGTCTCGCCGTCGAGCTACGGCCGGACCCGGAGCGCCGGGAGCCGCCGCTTCCCCTCAACAACCGGGTGATCCTCGACCGCATCCACGAGCTGCTGTCGCGCTTGCGGCTGCCCTCGCCGCACGCCGGGGGCGCGGTCCGGGACCGGCTGCGCCGCCTGGAGATCGACGAGTGCGTGTTCCTGCCGGTGGCGGGGCTGCCCCGCAGGGACCTCGCGCCGTACCACCAGGACGCGTTCGTCGTGCACAGCGCCGAGTCGGTCGAGGAGGGCGGCGAGACCCGCCGGCACTTCCTGCGGGCACGGGTCGGCGGCTGGGAGGAGGAGGTCGTCACCACCGTCTTCGTCCGCGTGCACACCCAGGGCGGCATGCTGATGCTGGAGATCGCCCCGCACGTCCTGCTGCCGGTGCGCGCCGACTTCGAGAACGCGGACCGCATCGCCCACCAGCACCGTCACAACAGCCCGCTGGGCAAGGCGGTGTGGGCGCTCGCCCGTACGCCTCGATCGGCGCCCCTCGCGGTCGCGACGGTGGGCCGGGGGGTGGCCCTGACCTGGCGGATCCTCACCGCGGGCTACGGCGCGGCGATGCCGGACGGGCCCGCCCGGTCGGTGCGCGAGCTGGGCTCCGGGGACACCGCCTCGCTCTTCCAGGACATGGACGTCACCCGCTATCTCAAGTCGATCCAGGACCGGGTCGCGCAGGGAGTGCGGCAGGTTCTGAAGGACTCGGGCTACCGGACCGACGAGTTCGCCCAGAAGGTCGTCAACGTGAGCGGCGGCAGCACCCTGATCGAGAACGCGCAGGGGGCGTTCGCCCTCGGCGACAACAACGTCGTCACCAACAGGGCGCCGAGTGCGCCGAGTGCGCCGAGTGCGCCGAGTGCGCCGAGTACACCGACTACGCCGAGTGCGCCGGGCGCGCCAAGTACGTCCGGTGCGCCGGGCGGGTCGAACGCGCCGGGCACACCGGGCACACCGAACGGGGCGGGAGGGGATGGGAATGGCTGACGAGCAGGCCGCCGGAAGAGGATCCATCAACATCAGCGGTGTCAGCGGGGCCTTCGCGATCGGCGACGGGAACAACGTCGTCAATCAGCCGGGCGCCGGAGCGCCGCCACGCGACCCGGCGCACGAGGAGCTGCTGCGGCAGGTGCGTGAGCTCCGCGCCGACCTGGGGCGGCTGGTCGCCAGCAGCCAGACCGCCGGGCTGGACAGCGAACTCGCCGTGGCGCAGGCCGAGATCGAGGAGTCGGGCCGGGCGGGGCAGAGCCGGCTCACCCGGCTCCGGCAGGCCCTCACGGACGCCGGCGCGCTGACCGGGCTGCTGGCCTCGGCGGGCGCGGTGGCCGAATCCGTCGCCGCGCTGCTGGGGAACTGACCGTGGTCAAGCAAGGACGAGGTCCACTGGAACGCCGAGACGCAGAGCTGGGGAGACGGGCGGCGCGCCGCAGAGCCGCTACACCCCGCCGCCTCCGCCGCGCCCCGGGTTCGAGCCGGTCCACCCGCCCGGCCCCGCGCCTGCGCCCGGCCCCGCGCCTGCGCCCGGCCCCGCGCCTGCGCCCGGCCCCGCGCCTGCGCCCGGCCCCGCGCCCGGTACGGCTCCTGTCCCGGGCCCGGGGGACGGGTCCGGTTCCGCCGGCGATTCCGGCTCCGGCTCCGGTTCAGCCTCCGGCTCCGGCCCCGGTTACGACCAACGGAGCCAGTACCCGGCCCCCGCCCTCTTCCCGGCCCCCGACCAGGGCGGATACCACCCGCCCTATCCGGCCTACTCGACACCTGGTCCCCTCCCGCTCCAGGTCCCGCCTCGAGGCCCTCGGTGCGGCGCGTGGTCGCGGTGCTGACCGCGGCCCTGCTCGTCGGCGGGGCGGCGGGGTTCGGCGGCTGGTACGTGTGGAGCAGGGACGGCGGCGGCACGCACAAGGACGACGCCCGTACCAAGGTGTCCACCGCGCCCACCGGCCCGAGCGCCCAGGAATCCACACCCGTACCCGGCTCCGCCTCCACCCCCGCACCGACCCTGGACGCCACCTCCGCGTCCCCCTCGGCGAGCGCTCTCCCGGCCGGATACCACCGTGTTGCGAACGGCGAGTTCGGCATGGCCGTACCGGACGGCTGGCAGCCGGAGACGCAGAGCGGCAAGAACGGCGTCACGATCTACTTCTTCAGGGAATCCGGCGGAGGTCCCCGCTATCTCCAGGTCTTCCGGGTCAGCGAGGACGACCCCACCCCGCGCGGCACGCTCACGGAGGCCGAGAAGGACCTCAGAAAACAGCTCCCGGGTTATCACCGCAACGGTCTCGAGGCCGTGCCCGACGCCCGGGGCGAGGCCGCCGAGCTCGACTACTCCCACCCCAGCCAGAAGTGGGGCGTCGACCTGCGCACCCTGGACCGGGTCATCCCGGCCGGCGGCGGTGAGCTGTACGCCGTCCTCACCTCGGGACCGGTCGACGCGTGGCCCGAGCAGCGGCAGGTCCAGGAGGCGGCGGTGACGTCGTTCTGCCTGGCCGGCGCCTGCTGAACCGAGGCACCGGCGGCCGCCACGGCAGCGGCTCCGGGAACGATCAGAGTCGCTTCTCGAACCAGTGAGCGGCGTAGACGTTGTCGTCGTACCGGGGGATCTCCTCGTATCCGCAGGCCCGGTACATCGACTGCGCCTCGGTGAGCACCTCGTGCGTGTCGAGCCGTACGACCGCGCAACCGCGTCCGGCGGCCTCCTGCTCCAGCCCGTGGAGGATCCGTCGCGCCAGACCGAGCCGCCGGGCGCCTGGACGCACCCATACATGGCGGATCTCGCCGACCCCGGACCCCAGGAGCCGCAGCGCCCCGCACCCCACGGGACGCCCTTCCTCGTACGCGACGAGGAAAGCACCCGAGTCCCCGGACACCTCGTCGGGCCGTACGAGGGCGGCGGGGTCGAACCCTTCCGGGAACCGCTCGTCGATGTCGGCGGCGTACGCGGCGAGGCAGTCGCGCGCGTCGCGGGAGGCGCCGTCGACGGACTCGACGGTGATGGCCGCCAGCCGCAGCAGCCGCTCGGCGGCGCCGATGGCGGCGGTGAGTTCGTCGCGCCGCCGCTCGTCGAGTCCGCCGAGCAGTCCTTCGGCGAGCGCGTCGGCCCGCCGGTTCTGCTCCTCGACCTCGGCGCGGCCGGCCGGCGTGAGCTCCGCGACCCGTAGCCGGCTGTCCTCGGCCGGCACGCTCACCCGAACCAGCCCCTGCGCCTCCAGCGCCCGGACCATCCGGCTCAGATATCCGGCGTCCAGGCCGAGCCTGTTCCGCAGCTCGCGCAGGGACACCCCGCTCCCGATCTCGAACAGCAGCCGTGCCTCGCCGAGCGGCCGGTCCTGTCCGAGGTAGCGGTCGTCCAGGACTCCGATGCGGCGGGTGAAGTACCGGTTGAAGCGCCGAAGCGCCCGGACGTCCTCCGCCGACACTGCCTCCGTCGTCATTCTTTGACCTTAGTCAAAGAAGAGGGAAGGGGGAAGGAGGGAAGACCGGGCCGGCCACCCCGCCGTGCGCCGTATCTGGTCACGTTTCCACCGATTTTTCAGTGACACGGCGCACTTCCGGTCACCGATCGTGCATGCAATCCAGGTCGGGGGGCATGCGCTCCCGGTCCCCGTGAGTGACACGTGTGTGACACAGGGGAACGGATCAGGAACGGAAGGCAGCACCGACCATGGCCGGACACCAGGCTCAGCAGGCAGAACAGACTCTCCACGTGGGCGGGGAATGGCGCGCGGCCGCATCCCGCGCGACCCGCGAGATCCTCGATCCCGCGGATGCGAAGCCGTTCGCCGTGGTCGCGGAGGGTGACGAGCGGGACACCGACGCGGCCGTGGCGGCCGCGCGCGCCGCCTTCGACGCGGGCCCGTGGCCGCACACCCCCGTCGCCGAGCGGGCGGCGCTGCTGCGCCGCGTCGCCGACCTCCTGGTCCGCGACCGCGAGGAGCTCGGGCTGCTGGAGAGCCGGGACGCGGGCAAGACGGTCGAGGAGGGGCGCGTCGACATCGACTGCGTCGCGGACGCCTTCCGGTACTTCGCCGATCTCGTCGTGGGGGAGGGCGGCGGCCGGGTCGTCGATGCCGGGTCCGAGGACGTCCACAGTGTCGTCGTGCACGAGCCGGTGGGCGTCTGCGCACTGATCACGCCCTGGAACTATCCGCTGCTGCAGGCCAGTTGGAAGGTCGCACCCGCGCTGGCCGCCGGGAACACCTTCGTGGTCAAGCCGAGCGAGATCACGCCGCTGACGACGGTCGCGCTGCTGCGGCTGCTCGTCGAGGCCGGTCTGCCGGCCGGGGTCGCCAATCTCGTCACCGGCCCGGGGCACACGGTCGGTGCCCGCCTGGCCGAGCACCCCGACGTCGACCTCGTCTCCTTCACCGGTGGCCTGGTCAGCGGGACGAAGGTGGCCAGGGCCGCCGCCGACACCGTCAAGAAGGTCGCCCTCGAACTCGGCGGCAAGAACCCCAACGTCGTCTTCGCGGACGCCTGCGCGACGGACGAGGACTTCGACACGGCCGTCGACCAGGCGCTCAACGCCGCCTTCATCCACAGCGGCCAGGTCTGCTCGGCGGGCTCCCGTCTCATCGTCGAGGAGTCCGTGCGCG
It encodes:
- a CDS encoding aldehyde dehydrogenase family protein → MAGHQAQQAEQTLHVGGEWRAAASRATREILDPADAKPFAVVAEGDERDTDAAVAAARAAFDAGPWPHTPVAERAALLRRVADLLVRDREELGLLESRDAGKTVEEGRVDIDCVADAFRYFADLVVGEGGGRVVDAGSEDVHSVVVHEPVGVCALITPWNYPLLQASWKVAPALAAGNTFVVKPSEITPLTTVALLRLLVEAGLPAGVANLVTGPGHTVGARLAEHPDVDLVSFTGGLVSGTKVARAAADTVKKVALELGGKNPNVVFADACATDEDFDTAVDQALNAAFIHSGQVCSAGSRLIVEESVRERFVAELARRAGRIRLGRGTEEGVECGPLVSEQQREKTEAYVASALAEGAVLRAGGQRPEPSGSRPATGYFYEPTVLDQCHRGMKVVREEVFGPVLTVETFRTEEEAVALANDTEYGLAGAVWTSDAGRARRVAGRLRHGTVWINDFHPYLPQAEWGGFGKSGVGRELGPAGLAEYRETKHVYQNLAPKPVRWFAG
- a CDS encoding GNAT family N-acetyltransferase; amino-acid sequence: MTTEAVSAEDVRALRRFNRYFTRRIGVLDDRYLGQDRPLGEARLLFEIGSGVSLRELRNRLGLDAGYLSRMVRALEAQGLVRVSVPAEDSRLRVAELTPAGRAEVEEQNRRADALAEGLLGGLDERRRDELTAAIGAAERLLRLAAITVESVDGASRDARDCLAAYAADIDERFPEGFDPAALVRPDEVSGDSGAFLVAYEEGRPVGCGALRLLGSGVGEIRHVWVRPGARRLGLARRILHGLEQEAAGRGCAVVRLDTHEVLTEAQSMYRACGYEEIPRYDDNVYAAHWFEKRL